CAGCGGCCTAAGTCACGCCTGTGCCGCCTCCGAAGTTCCGACGTATGCGATCGGTTAGCAGGTACGTCCGACGCAGACAATAAAAAACAGCGCCCGCGAATTCGCGAGGCGCTGTTTCTTTGGGTGCTCACATCGATGCGTCGGGCACCGACCTCGCATGGGTCTGCGACGGTTCAGCGATAGGCGTTGATGCTGTCGCGCGTCTTCTGTGCCGCAGCGGCGGCGGCGGTGGCGAAGTGCTCGTCGCGGCCTGCGTAAATGATGGCACGCGACGAATTGATCATCATGCCTGCGCCATTGGCGGTGCGGCCGGCGGTCACCGTCGCCTCGACATCGCCGCCTTGCGCGCCAACGCCCGGAATCAGCAGCGGCATGTCGCCGACGAGGCTACGCACGGTGGCGATCTCCGTCGGGAACGTGGCGCCAACGACCAGGCCAATCTGACCGCTCGTATTCCACGGCCCTGCCGCCAGTCGCGCCACCGTCTGATACAGCGGCTTGCCGTCGACATCCAGGAATTGCAGATCGCTGCCGCCGGGGTTCGACGTCCGGCACAGGACGATCACGCCCTTATCGGCATGCGCGAGATACGGCTCAAGCGAATCGAAACCCATGTACGGGTTCACCGTAACGGCGTCCGCGCGATAACGTTCGAAAGCTTCGCGGGCGTATTGCTCGGCGGTGCTGCCGATATCGCCGCGCTTGGCGTCGAGAATCACCGGCAGACCCGGATGATCGGCATGAATGTGCGCGATCAGTTGTTCGAGCTGGTCTTCGGCGCGATGGGCAGCGAAATAAGCGATCTGCGGCTTGAACGCGCTGGCAAAGGGCGCGGTCGCGTCCACGATCTGACGGCAGAACTCGAAAATCGCGTCCGGTTTGCCTTGCAGATGCGCAGGAAAACGCGACGGTTCGGGGTCAAGGCCGACACACAGCAGCGAGTTGTTGCGCGTCCAGGCGGCGTTGAGAGCTTCGGTGAATGTCATGACGGGGTTCCGGCGGGGTTCCGGCGGTAGTAATCCGACGGAGAGTGATTCGAGTCTGGTTCGATCCTGCAAGGCCGCCATTTTACCTGCTCGGCGGGCCGCCCCTTGAGGACTTTCCGAAGGCCAGCGTTGCACCGGCCTTCGCAGGACTTCATGCAAGCATCAATCCAGCCAGCCGCGATACCGGAAATACAGGAACGGGGCGATGGCCGAAACGATCATCAGCCCCAGGGCGAACGGGTATCCGACCTCCCATCGCAGCTCCGGCATCATCTGGAAGTTCATGCCGTAAATACTGGCGATCAGCGTCGGCGGGAGGAAAGCAACGGCGGCCACCGAAAAGATCTTGATGATCTTGTTCTGGTTGATGTTGATGAAGCCGATGGTGGCGTCCATCAGGAAGTTGATTTTGTCGAACAGGTAGGCGG
The Pandoraea oxalativorans genome window above contains:
- the pyrF gene encoding orotidine-5'-phosphate decarboxylase, yielding MTFTEALNAAWTRNNSLLCVGLDPEPSRFPAHLQGKPDAIFEFCRQIVDATAPFASAFKPQIAYFAAHRAEDQLEQLIAHIHADHPGLPVILDAKRGDIGSTAEQYAREAFERYRADAVTVNPYMGFDSLEPYLAHADKGVIVLCRTSNPGGSDLQFLDVDGKPLYQTVARLAAGPWNTSGQIGLVVGATFPTEIATVRSLVGDMPLLIPGVGAQGGDVEATVTAGRTANGAGMMINSSRAIIYAGRDEHFATAAAAAAQKTRDSINAYR